A segment of the Ochotona princeps isolate mOchPri1 chromosome 16, mOchPri1.hap1, whole genome shotgun sequence genome:
AACTGCTGGAAAACCTCTAGATCTGTTAGCAAGAGACTTTGATTTCCTAGCTGGGCAGGGACAATGCTCTGGCACACCCTAAAAAGTTACAGAAGCTGGACCTTCCTGCTTCACCTCTCATAGAGTAAGGAATGAAaatgagggagggaagggggagggggcagccgAGGAGGAGCTGCCTCCCTGCTGCCCTGTCCCACCCACgcttccctccccccaacttTGTGCTCCCAGAAAAAAACACAATCCCCAGTAAATCACCACCCAGAAAGGGTGCCAGCCAGATCGATCGACAGCATTGCCCACAGTGCTGCAGCCTCGCACTGGGCACCTCCTGGTCTGTGTGGAATCGTGAGGAGGCAACCAGAATCCAGGACCAGCCTGGAGATTAAAAATAAGTCAGCGCCGTCCAGATGGGCAAGGGAGAAGGGTAGGTTACAAGCATCTGAATGCAGCATCCCCTGTGGCCTCCTGGAGGAGATGGAGACCTTTGTTATAAAGGATCTTCTTGCAGGAGTTGGCGtctggcctaatggttaagaggTCCACCTGCCACATGGGAGGACCTGGGGTCAATTTCTGACCTTGCTTTTGAGTCCAGCGCAGCTGATGCTGACTCCGGGAGGCGGTGCGGACGCCTCGTGTgcatgtttgggttcctgccattcacacgGAGACCTGGCGTGGGTTCCAAGGTTCCCGGTTTCATCCCCAGCCTAACCCTGGTAGTTGCAGGCATTCAGGGGAATATACCAGTGGATAAAagaattctgtgtttttaatGAACAACTTTTGGAAAGATATGTTTGGGACTGTCATTCCACTCCCAGCAAtatactctcaaataaaaaatatgtgcTCACACCAAGAACTGACCATGATTTGTTACATCAAATCATtactcattatatatatatatatatatatatatatatacacacaacaaaccaaaaaaccaaaaacctcacGAGCTTCCTTTAGAGGAAGAAAATTTGGCCTCTTTGATCTCAGGGTCCCAGCTTGACCGGAGATTTAAGAGAGAGATGAGACAGTGATGGGAACGCAATGTTTTCCATGACGTAGGGAACCTCACAGGGAAACAAGAGGGgccggcacgatggctcaattaacTGATCATCCAcatgcaagtgctggcatcccatacgggcactggttcatccacttccagttcagctcccggcttatgctctgggaaagcagtcgaggacggcccaaagccttggacccccacacctgtgtaggagacccggaagaagctactggctcccggctttgggaGCAGCCGGCTCAAACACAGCTAAGAAGGCGGCTGCAGGATCCATTGCagacagctgagttccattatcAAAAAATCTCTTCCAGGCTGTCTCCCTTGATTTCCCTGACATACCTGAAAATCAGCTTCATTGCCATGGACTGGGCTCATCGTTTTTCCATGCTTGACTTGTAGTTACccttgccaccaccaccaccactgccacccccctttttaaaaaagatttattgatttttattggaaagtcatatatacagagaggagcagatacagagaaatatcctccatctgctgggtcactcctcaagtggccacaacggccagagctgagctgagcggaagccaggtgcttcctctaggcctcccacgtgggtgcagggtcccaaggctttgggccgtccttgactgcttgctCCGGCCacggacagggagctggacgggaacttAGGACtgttgagacatgaactggcgcctacatgggatgtaaggcgaggacctaaggcattaggccactgcaccgggttCCTGCCCTtgtcctttaaaacaaaacaacacaaacccAAAAACCCTCCTTGTTGGTTTGGTGTGCTAAGTGAGGACATTTTCCCCTACGGTGTCAGCTTCTTGGAGTCAGTCCTTGTCTCTGGCTCCGGAccgcccagcagccagcagcaggggcCTATGATGCAGGCTCACAAACCCTGTGAGTGGGTCAGAACCCGCTCAACAGCTCCATCAACTTTGTGCTGTTTATTGGATGGGAAGGTGGTTGAGAAACACCTCAGGCTCACTGTAGAAGTGCCAAGTCTGGGTCCATGGGCGCACATGCAGAAAACTGGTCGCTTACCTGAGGAATGCGGGGAGTAGAGACTTACTGCAAAGTTCGCGGCAAGGAGCGGCCATTGCTGAGTCCCCAGGCTTCCTGTGGAattaggggaggggaggaaaagcGGTCTTAGAGATTGAAATTCAAGTTGGGAGGTGTCTAACAGCTTGTGCCTGTGACATTTCTTTGATGGGCCAGTGAGGCTGGACTCTCTAGAGTCTATGAGGGCCAGGTGGGCTTGGTGGGCCTGGAGTCTATGAGGGCCAGGTGGGCTCAGTGGGCCTGGAGTCTATGAGGGCCAGGTGGGCTCGGTGGCCCGGTTGTATAAATGATTGCTGCTGCCGCACACCTGGAATTCCCCTAAGCAACCACACACTACTCAACAaggtttccaactttttcttttctttctaaaatgtatttacttgatggggttggtgctgtggtatacTGGACTAAGCTTCACCAAAgactccagcattccatatgggtttttggtttgaatcccagctgctcaacttccagtccagcttgctgcttgtggcctgggaaagtaatggtggagggcccaagtccttgggactctgcacccatgtaggagacccagaaaaagctcctggttcctggcttcagatcagatcagctctggttgttgttgccatttggggagggaaccagtgaatggaaaatttctctctctcctttctctatatatcttcctttcaaataaaaataaaattgatctttTTTAGAATTCTGTTTGCTGGATAGGCAGAGCTAGAGTGGGGTAGGGGAAGATcttcatgcattggttcactccccaaatagctgcaacagctaggactgggacaggctgaagccaggaacctggaattccaacATGGAATGCAAGTGCCCAGGCACTTAGCCCATttttgctgccctcccagggagtagctggatgggatgtggaacagccaggattcgaaccagcccTGCTAGTGACTGCCAGAGAGAACAGGGATGGGCAGCCCATAGGGCAGATGTACCACTGCTTCAGCTGGGCAGATCCCCTTGACAAAGCACAGACAAAGTCACAATGGTTTAGGGAAAGGAGAAGCTGGGTCATGTTCTAACCCTGTAGGGGCTTGGATTCAAAACTCTGCCTCACAACAGCACACTGAGCTGCAGATAGCAGGTGCAGGGAAGGAAGAACCCCGCAAGCCTCTGGCACAAGGCAGCACAAGGCAGCCGGAATCGCACCAAGGTGCAACAACCCCAGGCCCCAGAACAGAACTGCTTTTCCCACCAATGGAGGGAATCACTTGGACGATGCCCAGAAACAAGCCAGGGCCTGTAGGTGACTCATAATGGAGGCCTAGACAGTGCAACcagaacagaaacagagcagaatgggaatgaagaagcagcagcacgggATGAAGCAGGGAGATGGGACGGAGCTTCCAAAGTGACACATCAAGATGGGAACCCATAACTCTACACAGTGTGGGGTGCTTGCAGGAGACAGGTACCTGCCACCCAaccagctctgctccccacaACACAGGTCTGCACCTGTTGAGGGAACAGTGTCTGGGAGGCCTTGACAAGGTGGAGGTCACAGACGACCTGGATCCAGTCTCCACCCCACCTTTCCCACTCCCAGCATGGAGCTGCCCCaggcactgccacctgctgggtggGGCAGGAGTGGGGCTCTGGGATGGGGTACAGGGTTGGATCCAGTAAGCGTACACCTGGAAACAGTGTCTGCTCAGTTCCCCCACTCCACCCTCACCATCTTCCAGAAACATCCTTCAGCTCCTTCCACTCCCACCTCCTGGAATTCTCTTTCTACTTTGGGGGCTCTGCAACCTTGGAGTGGGGGTTGGGCAGCAGGTCCCCCACTCTGTCTCCATTCTTGCCTAGAGCAGAGGTGGgtgccaggacacacacacacacacactagctgCACCTCACCCCACTCTACCCCTTGGCAGGGAGGACAGCAGGGGTTCTTGATAGGGAACCAGAGGCAGGACCCAGACTCACACTGCAGGTGCAGAACTGGGCATGTCACACTGAAGCCAAACTTTGcactatctgtaaaatgggctgaTGAGTGCCCAGGCTGTGGGGCGGGATGAACACAAGGACCAGTCGGGCAGCTCCTGGACACAGTCAGGGTTGTTTCCATCTGACTGAGCCCCCGATTACCCGATTACCCGAGTGAGTGTCCACTACCCGCAGGGCCCTTTGAGCCCGGCccctggtgctggaccccacGGGAGCTGGTGATGGAGGTAGGGACAGTACAGACACACCAAGAGGCACTGCAGGCATGTGTCCTaggccctgggcagggctgggagagggtcCTGGGGCAGTGGCCCCGCTGATCCATGGGTCCCAAGCTGCCTGGGCCTCACAGAGCTGGAGGACCCTGTGGAAGGGTGGAAGGGTGGTAGGGCTGGCTCCTGTCCTTGCTGGAAGGATACTTCTCAGTGTGGCGGCGGCGCGAGGGGGCTCCAGTGCTGTGAGCCCCCAGGCATGTGGGGCCCAGATCCTTGTGGAGGAAGCAGCAggacccagcaggtggcagcGCAGCAGCTGTGCCCGCCTTGCCCCAGGGCCAGGGTCTGTGCCAGGcgtgggtggagggtggggagggcggGCTGAGTCACGGGGACCAGCCCCACTCTGCTGTACTTAAGGCCCCCAGCCATCTCGCGGCCTCCACTGCCACTGTCCACCCCTGGCTCCACCATGTCAGGAAGCTCTGTGAGTGTGCAGGGTGGAGTGGGGGGCATTGGAGGGTCTGGACAGCCCTGAGGTCTGGGGTCTGGGGAGAGCCTGGCTGGGAGGGCACTGGGAGCCCATGTGGGCTGAGAGGGCAATGGGAGCCCATGTGGGCTGTGGTCTCAGCtggaccctgcccagcctgggtgtCCCCTGCTCCGTGCTGTGGTCTTGTGGGGCACTCTCCGAGGGGCCTCCCTTGTCTCCCCCAGCCTCccccttcccttctgtctctcaccCTTCCTACGTGCCCCTCTCTTCCCTGGCCCCCTGGccccctgcccccccacccccggtctcGCTGGTGACCTGGCCCATCTCCCCCCTGGCAGAGCGTCCCCCACAAGACCTCCCTGCCCGAGGGCGTCCAGGCAGGCAATGTGCTCAGGATTCGGGGTGTCGTCCCTGACAAGGCTGGCAGGTGAGACCCGAGCCTCCCAAGGGCCAGTTGGGGGTCACCAGGCTCCACTGAACCCTGTTGCTCCTGGGTGGAGAAGGGACCCTGGAATCATCCCTGCCCCCAGGGTCTTAGCAGACCAGGCCCTTCCTGCTCTTCCAAGACCAGCCCAGAGGCCTCCTCCCCCTTGGCAGCCCAGCAGGGCCCCTCTCCCTAAGACTCTGGGATGTGGGCAGCATGGTTCCCTGTGTCCTGGTTCCCAGAGTCTGTGAGATGAGGGGAGCAGCCCTGAATCCCAAGGGCAACCTGGGTTCTGCAGACCTCATCAAGCCATCCTGGGAATTTAGGGTGTGGGGGCGTCAGGCCCCCAGGCGTTGGTACCCCTTGACAAActcccagcatcctggaggcgaggtgcccagccagcagccctggtGTGTGCCAAGGGTAACACTGCCCTGGCACCTGAGAGTGCCCTGGAAGTGGGGagacccccagccccccagcccggGGTCGCAGGCTTCGCTGGGGTGGCTGacctggccccgccctggccgCTGGCAGGTTCCACGTGAATCTGCTGTGCAGTGAGGAGCAGGGCGCCGACGCGGCGCTGCACTTGAACCCGCGGCTGGACACTTCCGAGGTGGTCTTCAACAACCTGGCGCAGGGCGCCTGGGGCAAGGAGGAGCGCGGCCCGGGGCTGCCCTTCCGGCGCGGACAGCCCTTCGAGCTGCTGCTCATCGTCACGGGTGACGGCTACAAGGtgtggcgctgctgctgctgctgctgctgctgctgctggtgtgggGGGACCGGGTGTCCCGCAGAGCTCCCCCAGGCGACGGGCAGTGCAGGGCGGGGACCAAGGAGAGGAGAGCCTGGGTCCCCAGGGTGGGTGTCCAGCGGGGGGCGGGAACGCAACTGTGGACTGCAAGGCTCCCTGGGCGCGGCCACCTGAGGAGGACCCGATGGGCTGGAGGCGGCGTCCAGGCTGATGGGGGTCAGGGGATTGGTACGCTGCGGGTGCCCCCTTAGCTGCCCTCCCCGGCGCTCACGAGAAGCCCGCGGCGAGGGTGGGGCGCAGAGTCGCCCCGCATTCCTGCCGCGGAAGCCGAGGCTCTGAGGGGCCAGTGAatcccccctccacctccccgGGGCCCCGAGGGTCGCTGCGCgggtcccagccctgccctgtcccGCAGGCCGTGGTCGGGGACTCGCAGTACCACCACTTCCGCCACCGCGTGTCGCCGGCCAGCGTGCGCCAGCTCGAGGTGGCCGGGGACGTGGAGCTGACCTCGGTGTGCGTGTTCTGAGCGGACTCGGGTGTGGCTGGAGCTGCCAGGGCGGCGAATAAAATGTAAACCGGGGACAATTGTgtccgtgtgtgtttgtgtccctTCGTATGTTGGAGGTTTTGGTCTCGGCCGAGAGGTGAGTCCCCTGCAGTGTGTCCGTTGCCGGATTGGGGCGCGTGGGCACCTGCACCTCATTTGCGAGTTTCCCGCGGGTCAGGCCGGCGGCTCCGGCGGGAACGGGGCTTACCTGCTGGGCCTGGTGGGTGGCTTTGGCTCCACCCTTTCTGGCCCCCTCCTTTCCTGTAGTGCCTGGGCACCCTGCATCCAAGCAAGGGCAGGGTTCAATGTCCCGCCTCCCTGACCTCCCACGCCTCCTCTTTTTGTCCCTCTCACCTGCTCGTCCCGGCCCGGCCTGAATGGGATCTCCAGGAAAGGTCAGATTCTCAGCTTGGGGCAGGTCCCTGCTCGAGCAGCCCCGGGGCGGACTCTCTGGCGGCCGCCCCAGCACGCCCTTCTCCGGGACTCTCCGTCCGGTTGGGGATTCTCCAGGCAGAGGTGAAACCCGGTTGTTTCATTTGCTTCACAGCTCCTCAGCGGACTTCCCCAGGGGCAGTGAAGTGGGCGCTTCAGCGCCCACCCGTGGCCAAGGATAACTTTCAGTTCTCTGGGGATCTCAGGGCTCCCCGTGATGTTAGTGCGGGACCCGGAGCGCCCTGGGCAGGCTCCCTGCACTCGGTGCTTGCACCCGCTGAGATGGGAAACCACCGGGCAggtctgggatcctggctttccCCCCAGGAGCCGCGCCCTGCGGCATGGCCGCCCATGTGCAGTGACCTACTGGGGCTCTGGGATCTGCGCCCTTTTGTGGTTGGGGATGTGAGAAAGAGTAGATTCTCTAAGTCTCCAGGGCTTATTGCTGAATTGAATTTTAATTGTACTGGACCTTCTcacttattaatatttttttaactttaggaaggatttacttttgttttgttttggaaaggcaggtttacagaggaaagaagagagagaaaaatcttccatacactggttcattccttaaattgctgcaaaggctggaactgagccaatctgaagccagaagcaagagcttcttccaggtgtcccaagtgggtccagggtcccaagactttgcaccATTCtgggctcctttcccaggccacaagcagggagctggatgagaagtggatcagctgggacatgaaccggtgcccatatgggatgctgcacttacagatggaggattagccaagtgagccatCACTCTGACCCCtcttctaaatatatatttttaatattttacataacGATGCCCTAGCCTACCTATTGTGGCCCTTGGAATACACATGGTGGGGAGTAATGCAGCAGCAGACCCTGGTGGTTGGGCCTATAAGGTCAGCCATGctccttaaataaataattaaaataaataattttaaaaaattccttcgGGGCTCAGCGcattagcctagtgactaaagtcctctccttgcacacgctgggatcccatagggttgTCGATTcacatccctgctgccccacttcccatccagctccctggttgtggcctgggagaaccatggaaaatggcccaaagccttgtgaccctgtacccatttgggagacccggcggaggctcctggctcctggcttctgatcagctcagctccagccattgcagtcccttgaggagtgaaccagtgcatggaagatcttcctgtctctcctttactctgtagatctttctaataaaaataagtacattttaataaaaaatatcctTAAACGTTAGAGTGTACACTACTGCTGAGATAGTACGGCAGTTTGCATGCAAAAGTTTTCCCAAGAGTTGATTATGACACTTTTTCCCCAGATGGGGAGGAAAGTTAAAAGAACTGCCCAGTCAACTCCTGAGTCCTCCTCAGCTAGTCTGAAGTTCACCCACAGATCCAGCTGTCTAGCCTTTCATTACCATCATGTCTCTTGATCCACTCCAAGTAGGTTACAGGCATCATCCCTGAACTGCACCAAGGATATCATTAACCAGAGGACAGCATCAGTCTAGAATTTTCTCTGTGGCAAactttgcatgttggtgaaacacaCGCATCTTGAAAGTGGCGCAGCCCTGAGGGATGTGCGGTCCCCTGGAGCTCAGGTGAAACCTGTTTGTCTCCCAAAGTCACCAGGGAGACATGCCAAAGCTGAAACTTGGTATAAGTCCCTCCAGTAACCAGTTTTGCAACATTTTATGGCAATGTTTCTCAAGTGACTGTTTCACACCTCCTCCCTGAGCTTGCTACATCAGAAAGTTATGGATGTGGCCCAGAGGTGCCTTGGGGAGGTGACCAGCTCTCAGCATTGCTCTCTGCTGAAAGCTACATCCCTGGCTGCCCTGTCCCATCCCCTACAAACTCCCTTCCCCCATCCTTGCTCCTCCTCTGGGtccctatttttttaatatttatttatttatttatttattaaaatattaatttttattgcaaattcaggtatgcaaaaagaagaga
Coding sequences within it:
- the LOC101520375 gene encoding galectin-7, with amino-acid sequence MSGSSSVPHKTSLPEGVQAGNVLRIRGVVPDKAGRFHVNLLCSEEQGADAALHLNPRLDTSEVVFNNLAQGAWGKEERGPGLPFRRGQPFELLLIVTGDGYKAVVGDSQYHHFRHRVSPASVRQLEVAGDVELTSVCVF